From one Scophthalmus maximus strain ysfricsl-2021 chromosome 19, ASM2237912v1, whole genome shotgun sequence genomic stretch:
- the LOC118314321 gene encoding dynamin-1 isoform X2 codes for MGNRGMEELIPLVNQLQDAFSSIGHNSSLDLPQIAVVGGQSAGKSSVLENFVGKDFLPRGSGIVTRRPLVLQLINCPTEFLHCKGKKFTDFDEVRQEIEAETDRVTGQNKGISPVPINLRVYSPHVLNLTLVDLPGMTKVPVGDQPADIEHQIREMLMQFVTKDNCLLLAVSPANSDLANSDALKIAKEVDPQGLRTIGVITKLDLMDEGTDARDILENKLLPLRRGYIGVVNRSQKDIDGRKDITAALQAERKFFLSHPSYRHLADHMGTAFLQKILNQQLTNHIRDTLPGLRSKLQSQLLSIEKEVAEYKNFRLDDPSRKTKALLQMVQQFAVDFEKRIEGSGDQVDTYELSGGAKINRIFHERFPFELVKLEGDEKTLRKEISYAIKNIHGIRTGLFTPDMAFETIVKRQIAQIKEPCQKCVDMVINELVNTVRQCTQKLAQYPMLREEMERIVTQHIRDRESRTKEQVMLLIDIELAYMNTNHEDFIGFANAQQKSSQTNKKKAAGNQDEIMVIRKGWLTINNISIMKGGAKEYWFVLTAETLSWYKDDEEKEKKYMLPVDNLKLKDIEKSFMSSKHIFALFNNEHRNVYKDSRQLELASESQEEVDSWKASFLRAGVYPERIVDRDKLEVEESGGGDGQIHSLDPQLERQVEIVRNLVDSYLSIIHRTVRDLIPKTLMLLMVNNTKEFIHADLLAHLYSCGDQNSLMEESEEQAQHRDDMLRMYHALREGLNIIGDISTTTITTAMPPPVDDSWLQVTGMPSGRRSPMSSPTPQRRAPPGPPRPGGRAAPGAPSRPAVSPDPGPLHSLPSRPSRAPPPGVPSRTSKGSPAHGESPQSSIEDQKTTVATGGTGSRLGPDSEPALAMHRWDNWGNLFTLVPTGSHWFQLVPTGSNWFPLVPTGSHWFQLVPTGSNWFPLVPTGSHWFPLVPLAPTGSHWLV; via the exons ATGGGGAACCGGGGCATGGAGGAGCTCATCCCGCTGGTGAACCAGCTGCAGGACGCCTTCTCCTCCATCGGCCACAACTCGAGCCTCGACCTGCCGCAGATCGCGGTGGTGGGCGGGCAGAGCGCCGGCAAGAGCTCGGTGCTGGAGAACTTCGTGGGCAA AGACTTCCTCCCCCGAGGGTCCGGTATCGTGACCCGACGCCCCCTGGTGCTGCAGCTCATCAACTGTCCCACAG AGTTCCTCCACTGCAAAGGGAAGAAGTTCACCGACTTTGATGAAGTTCGTCAGGAGATCGAAGCTGAAACGGATCGAGTGACGGGACAGAACAAAGGAATCAGTCCGGTCCCCATCAACCTGAGAGTCTACTCCCCTCATG TGTTGAACTTGACCCTGGTGGATCTTCCCGGGATGACGAAGGTCCCGGTGGGCGACCAACCGGCCGACATCGAGCACCAGATCAGAGAAATGCTGATGCAGTTTGTCACCAAGGACAACTGCCTCCTATTGGCTGTTTCTCCTGCCAACTCTGACCTCGCCAACTCTGACGCTCTGAAGATCGCCAAGGAGGTCGACCCGCAGG GTCTGAGGACCATTGGTGTGATCACCAAACTGGATTTGATGGATGAAGGAACCGATGCCAGAGACATTCTGGAGAACAAATTGCTGCCACTCCGCAGAG GTTACATCGGGGTGGTGAATCGCAGTCAGAAGGACATCGACGGGAGGAAAGATATCACTGCAGCACTTCAGGCTGAGAGGAAATTCTTCCTGTCTCACCCGTCGTATCGACACCTGGCCGACCACATGGGCACCGCCTTCCTCCAGAAAATTCTTAACCAG CAACTGACCAACCACATCCGGGACACGTTGCCGGGGTTACGCAGCAAACTGCAGAGCCAGCTGTTGTCCATCGAGAAGGAGGTGGCGGAGTACAAGAACTTCAGACTGGACGACCCGAGCCGCAAGACCAAGGCCCTGCTGCA gatgGTGCAGCAGTTTGCTGTGGACTTTGAGAAGCGGATCGAAGGATCAGGTGATCAGGTCGACACGTACGAACTGTCAGGAGGAGCAAAGATCAACCGGATCTTCCATGAACGTTTCCCCTTCGAACTGGTCAAG ttggaGGGTGATGAGAAGACTCTTCGTAAAGAGATCAGTTACGCCATCAAGAACATCCACGGAATTAG GACGGgcctgttcacacctgacatGGCGTTTGAGACGATCGTGAAGCGTCAGATCGCTCAGATCAAAGAACCGTGTCAGAAATGTGTTGACATGGTGATTAATGAGCTGGTGAACACCGTGAGGCAGTGTACACAGAAG CTGGCTCAGTATCCGATGctcagagaggagatggagagaatcGTCACTCAGCacatcagagacagagagagtcgCACCAAAGAGCAG GTGATGCTGCTCATCGACATCGAGTTGGCCTACATGAACACAAACCACGAAGACTTCATCGGCTTTGCAAA tgctcaGCAGAAGAGCAGCCAGACGAACAAGAAGAAAGCTGCAGGGAACCAGGACGAGATCATG GTGATCCGTAAAGGTTGGCtcaccatcaacaacatcaGCATTATGAAGGGCGGAGCTAAAGAGTACTGGTTCGTCCTGACGGCCGAGACACTCTCGTGGTACAAAGACGACGAG gagaaggagaagaagtacATGCTGCCTGTCGACAACCTGAAACTGAAAGACATTGAGAAAAGCTTCATGTCCAGTAAACACATCTTTGCTCTGTTCAACAATGAACACAG GAACGTGTATAAAGACTCTCGTCAGCTGGAGCTGGCCAGTGAGtctcaggaggaggtggacagcTGGAAAGCTTCGTTCCTACGAGCCGGAGTGTACCCTGAACGCATCGTGGACAGAGACAAG ttggaggtggaggagtcGGGTGGGGGCGACGGGCAGATTCACAGTCTGGACCCTCAGTTGGAGCGACAGGTGGAAATCGTCAGGAACCTGGTGGACTCGTACCTGTCAATCATCCACCGGACGGTCAGAGACCTGATCCCCAAGACTCTGATGCTACTGATGGTCAACAAc ACGAAGGAGTTCATCCACGCTGATCTACTCGCTCACCTGTACTCGTGTGGAGACCAGAACTCTCTGATGGAGGAGTCGGAGGAGCAg gctcaACACCGTGACGACATGTTGAGGATGTACCATGCTCTACGTGAAGGCCTCAACATCATCGGTGacatcagcaccaccaccatcaccacggCGATGCCGCCGCCGGTCGACGACTCCTGGCTGCAGGTGACGGGGATGCCGTCGGGACGCAG GTCTCCCATGTCCAGCCCCACCCCCCAGCGCCGGGCTCCCCCCGGACCTCCTCGTCCAGGGGGGCGGGCGGCCCCCGGGGCCCCGTCACGTCCTGCCGTCTCGCCCGACCCCGGACCTCTGCACTCGCTCCCCTCTCGGCCCAGCAGAGCGCCCCCACCTGGAGTCCCCAG TCGTACGAGTAAAGGAAGCCCTGCCCACGGAGAGAGCCCCCAGTCCTCGATCGAAG ACCAGAAAACAACTGTTGCCACTGGTGGAACCGGTTCAAGATTAGGCCCCGACTCCGAACCGGCCCTTGCAATGCATAGGTGGGATAATTGGGGTAACTTGTTTACTCTGGTTCCAACTGGTTCTCACTGGTTCCAACTGGTTCCAACTGGTTCCAACTGGTTCCCACTGGTCCCCACTGGTTCCCACTGGTTCCAACTGGTTCCAACTGGTTCCAACTGGTTCCCACTGGTCCCCACTGGTTCCCACTGGTTCCCACTTGTTCCCCTGGCTCCAACTGGTTCCCACTGGCTGGTTTGA
- the LOC118314321 gene encoding dynamin-1 isoform X4: MGNRGMEELIPLVNQLQDAFSSIGHNSSLDLPQIAVVGGQSAGKSSVLENFVGKDFLPRGSGIVTRRPLVLQLINCPTEFAEFLHCKGKKFTDFDEVRQEIEAETDRVTGQNKGISPVPINLRVYSPHVLNLTLVDLPGMTKVPVGDQPADIEHQIREMLMQFVTKDNCLLLAVSPANSDLANSDALKIAKEVDPQGLRTIGVITKLDLMDEGTDARDILENKLLPLRRGYIGVVNRSQKDIDGRKDITAALQAERKFFLSHPSYRHLADHMGTAFLQKILNQQLTNHIRDTLPGLRSKLQSQLLSIEKEVAEYKNFRLDDPSRKTKALLQMVQQFAVDFEKRIEGSGDQVDTYELSGGAKINRIFHERFPFELVKLEGDEKTLRKEISYAIKNIHGIRTGLFTPDMAFETIVKRQIAQIKEPCQKCVDMVINELVNTVRQCTQKLAQYPMLREEMERIVTQHIRDRESRTKEQVMLLIDIELAYMNTNHEDFIGFANAQQKSSQTNKKKAAGNQDEIMVIRKGWLTINNISIMKGGAKEYWFVLTAETLSWYKDDEEKEKKYMLPVDNLKLKDIEKSFMSSKHIFALFNNEHRNVYKDSRQLELASESQEEVDSWKASFLRAGVYPERIVDRDKLEVEESGGGDGQIHSLDPQLERQVEIVRNLVDSYLSIIHRTVRDLIPKTLMLLMVNNTKEFIHADLLAHLYSCGDQNSLMEESEEQAQHRDDMLRMYHALREGLNIIGDISTTTITTAMPPPVDDSWLQVTGMPSGRRSPMSSPTPQRRAPPGPPRPGGRAAPGAPSRPAVSPDPGPLHSLPSRPSRAPPPGVPRISISDQ; this comes from the exons ATGGGGAACCGGGGCATGGAGGAGCTCATCCCGCTGGTGAACCAGCTGCAGGACGCCTTCTCCTCCATCGGCCACAACTCGAGCCTCGACCTGCCGCAGATCGCGGTGGTGGGCGGGCAGAGCGCCGGCAAGAGCTCGGTGCTGGAGAACTTCGTGGGCAA AGACTTCCTCCCCCGAGGGTCCGGTATCGTGACCCGACGCCCCCTGGTGCTGCAGCTCATCAACTGTCCCACAG AGTTTGCAGAGTTCCTCCACTGCAAAGGGAAGAAGTTCACCGACTTTGATGAAGTTCGTCAGGAGATCGAAGCTGAAACGGATCGAGTGACGGGACAGAACAAAGGAATCAGTCCGGTCCCCATCAACCTGAGAGTCTACTCCCCTCATG TGTTGAACTTGACCCTGGTGGATCTTCCCGGGATGACGAAGGTCCCGGTGGGCGACCAACCGGCCGACATCGAGCACCAGATCAGAGAAATGCTGATGCAGTTTGTCACCAAGGACAACTGCCTCCTATTGGCTGTTTCTCCTGCCAACTCTGACCTCGCCAACTCTGACGCTCTGAAGATCGCCAAGGAGGTCGACCCGCAGG GTCTGAGGACCATTGGTGTGATCACCAAACTGGATTTGATGGATGAAGGAACCGATGCCAGAGACATTCTGGAGAACAAATTGCTGCCACTCCGCAGAG GTTACATCGGGGTGGTGAATCGCAGTCAGAAGGACATCGACGGGAGGAAAGATATCACTGCAGCACTTCAGGCTGAGAGGAAATTCTTCCTGTCTCACCCGTCGTATCGACACCTGGCCGACCACATGGGCACCGCCTTCCTCCAGAAAATTCTTAACCAG CAACTGACCAACCACATCCGGGACACGTTGCCGGGGTTACGCAGCAAACTGCAGAGCCAGCTGTTGTCCATCGAGAAGGAGGTGGCGGAGTACAAGAACTTCAGACTGGACGACCCGAGCCGCAAGACCAAGGCCCTGCTGCA gatgGTGCAGCAGTTTGCTGTGGACTTTGAGAAGCGGATCGAAGGATCAGGTGATCAGGTCGACACGTACGAACTGTCAGGAGGAGCAAAGATCAACCGGATCTTCCATGAACGTTTCCCCTTCGAACTGGTCAAG ttggaGGGTGATGAGAAGACTCTTCGTAAAGAGATCAGTTACGCCATCAAGAACATCCACGGAATTAG GACGGgcctgttcacacctgacatGGCGTTTGAGACGATCGTGAAGCGTCAGATCGCTCAGATCAAAGAACCGTGTCAGAAATGTGTTGACATGGTGATTAATGAGCTGGTGAACACCGTGAGGCAGTGTACACAGAAG CTGGCTCAGTATCCGATGctcagagaggagatggagagaatcGTCACTCAGCacatcagagacagagagagtcgCACCAAAGAGCAG GTGATGCTGCTCATCGACATCGAGTTGGCCTACATGAACACAAACCACGAAGACTTCATCGGCTTTGCAAA tgctcaGCAGAAGAGCAGCCAGACGAACAAGAAGAAAGCTGCAGGGAACCAGGACGAGATCATG GTGATCCGTAAAGGTTGGCtcaccatcaacaacatcaGCATTATGAAGGGCGGAGCTAAAGAGTACTGGTTCGTCCTGACGGCCGAGACACTCTCGTGGTACAAAGACGACGAG gagaaggagaagaagtacATGCTGCCTGTCGACAACCTGAAACTGAAAGACATTGAGAAAAGCTTCATGTCCAGTAAACACATCTTTGCTCTGTTCAACAATGAACACAG GAACGTGTATAAAGACTCTCGTCAGCTGGAGCTGGCCAGTGAGtctcaggaggaggtggacagcTGGAAAGCTTCGTTCCTACGAGCCGGAGTGTACCCTGAACGCATCGTGGACAGAGACAAG ttggaggtggaggagtcGGGTGGGGGCGACGGGCAGATTCACAGTCTGGACCCTCAGTTGGAGCGACAGGTGGAAATCGTCAGGAACCTGGTGGACTCGTACCTGTCAATCATCCACCGGACGGTCAGAGACCTGATCCCCAAGACTCTGATGCTACTGATGGTCAACAAc ACGAAGGAGTTCATCCACGCTGATCTACTCGCTCACCTGTACTCGTGTGGAGACCAGAACTCTCTGATGGAGGAGTCGGAGGAGCAg gctcaACACCGTGACGACATGTTGAGGATGTACCATGCTCTACGTGAAGGCCTCAACATCATCGGTGacatcagcaccaccaccatcaccacggCGATGCCGCCGCCGGTCGACGACTCCTGGCTGCAGGTGACGGGGATGCCGTCGGGACGCAG GTCTCCCATGTCCAGCCCCACCCCCCAGCGCCGGGCTCCCCCCGGACCTCCTCGTCCAGGGGGGCGGGCGGCCCCCGGGGCCCCGTCACGTCCTGCCGTCTCGCCCGACCCCGGACCTCTGCACTCGCTCCCCTCTCGGCCCAGCAGAGCGCCCCCACCTGGAGTCCCCAG AATCTCTATCAGTGACCAGTGA
- the LOC118314321 gene encoding dynamin-1 isoform X1 yields the protein MGNRGMEELIPLVNQLQDAFSSIGHNSSLDLPQIAVVGGQSAGKSSVLENFVGKDFLPRGSGIVTRRPLVLQLINCPTEFAEFLHCKGKKFTDFDEVRQEIEAETDRVTGQNKGISPVPINLRVYSPHVLNLTLVDLPGMTKVPVGDQPADIEHQIREMLMQFVTKDNCLLLAVSPANSDLANSDALKIAKEVDPQGLRTIGVITKLDLMDEGTDARDILENKLLPLRRGYIGVVNRSQKDIDGRKDITAALQAERKFFLSHPSYRHLADHMGTAFLQKILNQQLTNHIRDTLPGLRSKLQSQLLSIEKEVAEYKNFRLDDPSRKTKALLQMVQQFAVDFEKRIEGSGDQVDTYELSGGAKINRIFHERFPFELVKLEGDEKTLRKEISYAIKNIHGIRTGLFTPDMAFETIVKRQIAQIKEPCQKCVDMVINELVNTVRQCTQKLAQYPMLREEMERIVTQHIRDRESRTKEQVMLLIDIELAYMNTNHEDFIGFANAQQKSSQTNKKKAAGNQDEIMVIRKGWLTINNISIMKGGAKEYWFVLTAETLSWYKDDEEKEKKYMLPVDNLKLKDIEKSFMSSKHIFALFNNEHRNVYKDSRQLELASESQEEVDSWKASFLRAGVYPERIVDRDKLEVEESGGGDGQIHSLDPQLERQVEIVRNLVDSYLSIIHRTVRDLIPKTLMLLMVNNTKEFIHADLLAHLYSCGDQNSLMEESEEQAQHRDDMLRMYHALREGLNIIGDISTTTITTAMPPPVDDSWLQVTGMPSGRRSPMSSPTPQRRAPPGPPRPGGRAAPGAPSRPAVSPDPGPLHSLPSRPSRAPPPGVPSRTSKGSPAHGESPQSSIEDQKTTVATGGTGSRLGPDSEPALAMHRWDNWGNLFTLVPTGSHWFQLVPTGSNWFPLVPTGSHWFQLVPTGSNWFPLVPTGSHWFPLVPLAPTGSHWLV from the exons ATGGGGAACCGGGGCATGGAGGAGCTCATCCCGCTGGTGAACCAGCTGCAGGACGCCTTCTCCTCCATCGGCCACAACTCGAGCCTCGACCTGCCGCAGATCGCGGTGGTGGGCGGGCAGAGCGCCGGCAAGAGCTCGGTGCTGGAGAACTTCGTGGGCAA AGACTTCCTCCCCCGAGGGTCCGGTATCGTGACCCGACGCCCCCTGGTGCTGCAGCTCATCAACTGTCCCACAG AGTTTGCAGAGTTCCTCCACTGCAAAGGGAAGAAGTTCACCGACTTTGATGAAGTTCGTCAGGAGATCGAAGCTGAAACGGATCGAGTGACGGGACAGAACAAAGGAATCAGTCCGGTCCCCATCAACCTGAGAGTCTACTCCCCTCATG TGTTGAACTTGACCCTGGTGGATCTTCCCGGGATGACGAAGGTCCCGGTGGGCGACCAACCGGCCGACATCGAGCACCAGATCAGAGAAATGCTGATGCAGTTTGTCACCAAGGACAACTGCCTCCTATTGGCTGTTTCTCCTGCCAACTCTGACCTCGCCAACTCTGACGCTCTGAAGATCGCCAAGGAGGTCGACCCGCAGG GTCTGAGGACCATTGGTGTGATCACCAAACTGGATTTGATGGATGAAGGAACCGATGCCAGAGACATTCTGGAGAACAAATTGCTGCCACTCCGCAGAG GTTACATCGGGGTGGTGAATCGCAGTCAGAAGGACATCGACGGGAGGAAAGATATCACTGCAGCACTTCAGGCTGAGAGGAAATTCTTCCTGTCTCACCCGTCGTATCGACACCTGGCCGACCACATGGGCACCGCCTTCCTCCAGAAAATTCTTAACCAG CAACTGACCAACCACATCCGGGACACGTTGCCGGGGTTACGCAGCAAACTGCAGAGCCAGCTGTTGTCCATCGAGAAGGAGGTGGCGGAGTACAAGAACTTCAGACTGGACGACCCGAGCCGCAAGACCAAGGCCCTGCTGCA gatgGTGCAGCAGTTTGCTGTGGACTTTGAGAAGCGGATCGAAGGATCAGGTGATCAGGTCGACACGTACGAACTGTCAGGAGGAGCAAAGATCAACCGGATCTTCCATGAACGTTTCCCCTTCGAACTGGTCAAG ttggaGGGTGATGAGAAGACTCTTCGTAAAGAGATCAGTTACGCCATCAAGAACATCCACGGAATTAG GACGGgcctgttcacacctgacatGGCGTTTGAGACGATCGTGAAGCGTCAGATCGCTCAGATCAAAGAACCGTGTCAGAAATGTGTTGACATGGTGATTAATGAGCTGGTGAACACCGTGAGGCAGTGTACACAGAAG CTGGCTCAGTATCCGATGctcagagaggagatggagagaatcGTCACTCAGCacatcagagacagagagagtcgCACCAAAGAGCAG GTGATGCTGCTCATCGACATCGAGTTGGCCTACATGAACACAAACCACGAAGACTTCATCGGCTTTGCAAA tgctcaGCAGAAGAGCAGCCAGACGAACAAGAAGAAAGCTGCAGGGAACCAGGACGAGATCATG GTGATCCGTAAAGGTTGGCtcaccatcaacaacatcaGCATTATGAAGGGCGGAGCTAAAGAGTACTGGTTCGTCCTGACGGCCGAGACACTCTCGTGGTACAAAGACGACGAG gagaaggagaagaagtacATGCTGCCTGTCGACAACCTGAAACTGAAAGACATTGAGAAAAGCTTCATGTCCAGTAAACACATCTTTGCTCTGTTCAACAATGAACACAG GAACGTGTATAAAGACTCTCGTCAGCTGGAGCTGGCCAGTGAGtctcaggaggaggtggacagcTGGAAAGCTTCGTTCCTACGAGCCGGAGTGTACCCTGAACGCATCGTGGACAGAGACAAG ttggaggtggaggagtcGGGTGGGGGCGACGGGCAGATTCACAGTCTGGACCCTCAGTTGGAGCGACAGGTGGAAATCGTCAGGAACCTGGTGGACTCGTACCTGTCAATCATCCACCGGACGGTCAGAGACCTGATCCCCAAGACTCTGATGCTACTGATGGTCAACAAc ACGAAGGAGTTCATCCACGCTGATCTACTCGCTCACCTGTACTCGTGTGGAGACCAGAACTCTCTGATGGAGGAGTCGGAGGAGCAg gctcaACACCGTGACGACATGTTGAGGATGTACCATGCTCTACGTGAAGGCCTCAACATCATCGGTGacatcagcaccaccaccatcaccacggCGATGCCGCCGCCGGTCGACGACTCCTGGCTGCAGGTGACGGGGATGCCGTCGGGACGCAG GTCTCCCATGTCCAGCCCCACCCCCCAGCGCCGGGCTCCCCCCGGACCTCCTCGTCCAGGGGGGCGGGCGGCCCCCGGGGCCCCGTCACGTCCTGCCGTCTCGCCCGACCCCGGACCTCTGCACTCGCTCCCCTCTCGGCCCAGCAGAGCGCCCCCACCTGGAGTCCCCAG TCGTACGAGTAAAGGAAGCCCTGCCCACGGAGAGAGCCCCCAGTCCTCGATCGAAG ACCAGAAAACAACTGTTGCCACTGGTGGAACCGGTTCAAGATTAGGCCCCGACTCCGAACCGGCCCTTGCAATGCATAGGTGGGATAATTGGGGTAACTTGTTTACTCTGGTTCCAACTGGTTCTCACTGGTTCCAACTGGTTCCAACTGGTTCCAACTGGTTCCCACTGGTCCCCACTGGTTCCCACTGGTTCCAACTGGTTCCAACTGGTTCCAACTGGTTCCCACTGGTCCCCACTGGTTCCCACTGGTTCCCACTTGTTCCCCTGGCTCCAACTGGTTCCCACTGGCTGGTTTGA
- the LOC118314321 gene encoding dynamin-1 isoform X3 — protein MVPVGDQPADIEHQIREMLMQFVTKDNCLLLAVSPANSDLANSDALKIAKEVDPQGLRTIGVITKLDLMDEGTDARDILENKLLPLRRGYIGVVNRSQKDIDGRKDITAALQAERKFFLSHPSYRHLADHMGTAFLQKILNQQLTNHIRDTLPGLRSKLQSQLLSIEKEVAEYKNFRLDDPSRKTKALLQMVQQFAVDFEKRIEGSGDQVDTYELSGGAKINRIFHERFPFELVKLEGDEKTLRKEISYAIKNIHGIRTGLFTPDMAFETIVKRQIAQIKEPCQKCVDMVINELVNTVRQCTQKLAQYPMLREEMERIVTQHIRDRESRTKEQVMLLIDIELAYMNTNHEDFIGFANAQQKSSQTNKKKAAGNQDEIMVIRKGWLTINNISIMKGGAKEYWFVLTAETLSWYKDDEEKEKKYMLPVDNLKLKDIEKSFMSSKHIFALFNNEHRNVYKDSRQLELASESQEEVDSWKASFLRAGVYPERIVDRDKLEVEESGGGDGQIHSLDPQLERQVEIVRNLVDSYLSIIHRTVRDLIPKTLMLLMVNNTKEFIHADLLAHLYSCGDQNSLMEESEEQAQHRDDMLRMYHALREGLNIIGDISTTTITTAMPPPVDDSWLQVTGMPSGRRSPMSSPTPQRRAPPGPPRPGGRAAPGAPSRPAVSPDPGPLHSLPSRPSRAPPPGVPSRTSKGSPAHGESPQSSIEDQKTTVATGGTGSRLGPDSEPALAMHRWDNWGNLFTLVPTGSHWFQLVPTGSNWFPLVPTGSHWFQLVPTGSNWFPLVPTGSHWFPLVPLAPTGSHWLV, from the exons ATG GTCCCGGTGGGCGACCAACCGGCCGACATCGAGCACCAGATCAGAGAAATGCTGATGCAGTTTGTCACCAAGGACAACTGCCTCCTATTGGCTGTTTCTCCTGCCAACTCTGACCTCGCCAACTCTGACGCTCTGAAGATCGCCAAGGAGGTCGACCCGCAGG GTCTGAGGACCATTGGTGTGATCACCAAACTGGATTTGATGGATGAAGGAACCGATGCCAGAGACATTCTGGAGAACAAATTGCTGCCACTCCGCAGAG GTTACATCGGGGTGGTGAATCGCAGTCAGAAGGACATCGACGGGAGGAAAGATATCACTGCAGCACTTCAGGCTGAGAGGAAATTCTTCCTGTCTCACCCGTCGTATCGACACCTGGCCGACCACATGGGCACCGCCTTCCTCCAGAAAATTCTTAACCAG CAACTGACCAACCACATCCGGGACACGTTGCCGGGGTTACGCAGCAAACTGCAGAGCCAGCTGTTGTCCATCGAGAAGGAGGTGGCGGAGTACAAGAACTTCAGACTGGACGACCCGAGCCGCAAGACCAAGGCCCTGCTGCA gatgGTGCAGCAGTTTGCTGTGGACTTTGAGAAGCGGATCGAAGGATCAGGTGATCAGGTCGACACGTACGAACTGTCAGGAGGAGCAAAGATCAACCGGATCTTCCATGAACGTTTCCCCTTCGAACTGGTCAAG ttggaGGGTGATGAGAAGACTCTTCGTAAAGAGATCAGTTACGCCATCAAGAACATCCACGGAATTAG GACGGgcctgttcacacctgacatGGCGTTTGAGACGATCGTGAAGCGTCAGATCGCTCAGATCAAAGAACCGTGTCAGAAATGTGTTGACATGGTGATTAATGAGCTGGTGAACACCGTGAGGCAGTGTACACAGAAG CTGGCTCAGTATCCGATGctcagagaggagatggagagaatcGTCACTCAGCacatcagagacagagagagtcgCACCAAAGAGCAG GTGATGCTGCTCATCGACATCGAGTTGGCCTACATGAACACAAACCACGAAGACTTCATCGGCTTTGCAAA tgctcaGCAGAAGAGCAGCCAGACGAACAAGAAGAAAGCTGCAGGGAACCAGGACGAGATCATG GTGATCCGTAAAGGTTGGCtcaccatcaacaacatcaGCATTATGAAGGGCGGAGCTAAAGAGTACTGGTTCGTCCTGACGGCCGAGACACTCTCGTGGTACAAAGACGACGAG gagaaggagaagaagtacATGCTGCCTGTCGACAACCTGAAACTGAAAGACATTGAGAAAAGCTTCATGTCCAGTAAACACATCTTTGCTCTGTTCAACAATGAACACAG GAACGTGTATAAAGACTCTCGTCAGCTGGAGCTGGCCAGTGAGtctcaggaggaggtggacagcTGGAAAGCTTCGTTCCTACGAGCCGGAGTGTACCCTGAACGCATCGTGGACAGAGACAAG ttggaggtggaggagtcGGGTGGGGGCGACGGGCAGATTCACAGTCTGGACCCTCAGTTGGAGCGACAGGTGGAAATCGTCAGGAACCTGGTGGACTCGTACCTGTCAATCATCCACCGGACGGTCAGAGACCTGATCCCCAAGACTCTGATGCTACTGATGGTCAACAAc ACGAAGGAGTTCATCCACGCTGATCTACTCGCTCACCTGTACTCGTGTGGAGACCAGAACTCTCTGATGGAGGAGTCGGAGGAGCAg gctcaACACCGTGACGACATGTTGAGGATGTACCATGCTCTACGTGAAGGCCTCAACATCATCGGTGacatcagcaccaccaccatcaccacggCGATGCCGCCGCCGGTCGACGACTCCTGGCTGCAGGTGACGGGGATGCCGTCGGGACGCAG GTCTCCCATGTCCAGCCCCACCCCCCAGCGCCGGGCTCCCCCCGGACCTCCTCGTCCAGGGGGGCGGGCGGCCCCCGGGGCCCCGTCACGTCCTGCCGTCTCGCCCGACCCCGGACCTCTGCACTCGCTCCCCTCTCGGCCCAGCAGAGCGCCCCCACCTGGAGTCCCCAG TCGTACGAGTAAAGGAAGCCCTGCCCACGGAGAGAGCCCCCAGTCCTCGATCGAAG ACCAGAAAACAACTGTTGCCACTGGTGGAACCGGTTCAAGATTAGGCCCCGACTCCGAACCGGCCCTTGCAATGCATAGGTGGGATAATTGGGGTAACTTGTTTACTCTGGTTCCAACTGGTTCTCACTGGTTCCAACTGGTTCCAACTGGTTCCAACTGGTTCCCACTGGTCCCCACTGGTTCCCACTGGTTCCAACTGGTTCCAACTGGTTCCAACTGGTTCCCACTGGTCCCCACTGGTTCCCACTGGTTCCCACTTGTTCCCCTGGCTCCAACTGGTTCCCACTGGCTGGTTTGA